GTAAAATTCAAGATAAAGCCAAAATGCCCAATCTAATAATGTTTAGTCAAATATCTAATACAGCGAATATTTACTTCGATTACAATACTGCCGTGGTTACCAATACAGTAATCTTAACGGTAACTCCAGTTGGAGTTAATGCTATCCATGCAAATGAAAAAATGCAACTGTATCCTAATCCTGTGCATCAAACAGTACAACTGAAAAGTAGCAATGCAAAACCGCTGGGTAGAATTGAATTGTTCAATTCAGACGGGAAACTTATTGATTCAAAAACTATTTCTAGTGCTACTTTTGATTGGCAAGTGGAATCATTGCCGGATGGGGTATATCTTTTTAAGGAGAAAATTGGCAGGAAAAATTGTGAAACAGTAGTTTTATGTCTTTAGCAAACTTTCAATTGCTATAACTCATTGTTTTGGAATAAAACTCAATAGTGCTTTTAACTCGCTATCACTGATACTTGCTATTTCCGATTTATCATAAAGGGCAAGTAAATACACAATTTTGTCTTTGATAACAAGAGTTGTTATTAACCTTGCTCCACCAGATTTACCACGCCCTTTTGAAGCAATTGCAATTCTAATTTTATAGCAGTTGTTTCCCAATTTGGTACCTTGCTCCGGAGATTTTTCCAATGAGACAAGGAGTTCAGCGTATTCTTTTTTTAAGGATGGATACTTCTTAACTAAGCGTTTTAATTGCTTTTCAAAGGGAGGTAAAGCAAAAATATTATAAGTCATTCAGCAAATCTTTTGCAGGCCTTGCTTTTGAGTTTTCCTTGTCGAACCAATTTCAGATTTTCGACAGCTTCTTTTATCTCGTCCATTAATAACCCCTTTTCCTCACTGATAGTTGTGGTTTTTACATAAGGTAAGCCCTTAAGCACTTCTAATAAATGCATTGCTTTATTGTCTTTTATATCTAATAAAACTCTCATATTTATCTTTTTCAGTAATAGGTTATAAGTTGATTGTAAAAATAAGCAATTCCTCCTGAACTTATAGCCTATCCGAATTATGCAAATAAGTAACATTCCCATTACTCAGCATCTCTTTTAAATTAGGACGTAATCGACTTTTATACACTGAAAGAGAATCTTCTTTTTTACGGCCTTTGCGGATTTTTCGCTGTTCTTCTTCTGAGAGTTCAATGATTTTCATGCAGGCTTCAGAGCAACATCCTTTCATTTTTTTAGCACATTCGGGGCATTGTAAAAAAAGTAAATGGCAATCGTCGTTAGCGCAATTTACATGTGTATCGCAGAGTGCTTCACACTGGTGGCAGTGGGAAATAATTTCGGTGCCAATTTTTTCGCCCATGCGTTCGTCAAACACAAAATTTTTACCACGGAATTTGGTTTCCAGGTTTTCGGCTTTTACTTGTCGGGCATAATCTATAATACCTCCGTGCAATTGGTTCACATCCTCAAAACCATGGTGCTTAAAAAATGCACTGGCTTTTTCACAACGTATGCCACCGGTGCAATACAGTAATAATTTTTTGTCTTCCTTTCCTTTCAACATATCCAACACCAAGGGAAGTTCTTCTCTAAAAGTATCTACATCCGGACAAATGG
The sequence above is a segment of the Bacteroidota bacterium genome. Coding sequences within it:
- a CDS encoding T9SS type A sorting domain-containing protein; amino-acid sequence: MPNLIMFSQISNTANIYFDYNTAVVTNTVILTVTPVGVNAIHANEKMQLYPNPVHQTVQLKSSNAKPLGRIELFNSDGKLIDSKTISSATFDWQVESLPDGVYLFKEKIGRKNCETVVLCL
- a CDS encoding type II toxin-antitoxin system RelE/ParE family toxin, giving the protein MTYNIFALPPFEKQLKRLVKKYPSLKKEYAELLVSLEKSPEQGTKLGNNCYKIRIAIASKGRGKSGGARLITTLVIKDKIVYLLALYDKSEIASISDSELKALLSFIPKQ